Proteins encoded within one genomic window of Aspergillus nidulans FGSC A4 chromosome VII:
- a CDS encoding uncharacterized protein (transcript_id=CADANIAT00009016), producing the protein MSLYKCTSCNEPIQSMKPRLSCASCTPRMTLCANCYVAGIYPSQHQDDKSHSISMHIQSGFLPVPPPPPPRIQLVSRSLSAYGPPRRRPVPTDTPSDVPPQMPPRPTKSEKEIRSVVEDSERRPPTSLPPRMVDPEQQQLPDQDPPEYSELPLPATRGWTSLLTDEMKPSPSFTRMMEELFQHLDPQHTGFLSPEAYSRYIEACGAPPNYNIWKISNAKSGTDIADRELADHFTAYSVDFTLRPRTPHSTSSLNPLSHLPFSQRATLSRFMSQIPSMSGGQKPMLSLRGFTELSLISVLLNPSSAWSQLSRVIKTYRVPVWLEWGDLPRDMLPLGPYQPEVERVRVLLEGARANAEEMLDALHAGLKMEASGRQHALDLLDDRVWVYR; encoded by the exons ATGTCTCTATACAAATGCACCTCCTGTAATGAGCCCATCCAGTCCATGAAGCCGCGTTTGTCATGCGCCTCCTGTACACCGCGGATGACTCTCTGCGCCAACTGCTACGTCGCAGGGATATATCCCTCGCAACACCAAGATGATAAGTCTCATTCAATATCCATGCACATACAGAGCGGCTTCCTTCCGGtacctccgccgcctccaccgcGAATACAGTTGGTGAGCAGATCTCTCAGTGCGTATGGGCCCCCGCGCAGACGGCCTGTCCCAACAGACACACCCAGCGATGTGCCGCCGCAGATGCCTCCTCGCCCGACGAAGTCGGAAAAGGAGATCAGGAGCGTGGTTGAAGACTCGGAGAGACGGCCGCCCACATCCTTGCCGCCGAGAATGGTGGatccagagcagcaacagcttccTGATCAAGATCCACCTGAGTACTCAGAACTGCCCCTGCCCGCAACTCGGGGTTGGACATCCCTCCTTACCGACGAGATGAAGCCCTCCCCATCCTTTACCAGGATGATGGAAGAGCTTTTCCAGCATCTGGATCCTCAACACACCGGCTTTCTCAGTCCAGAGGCATACTCCCGGTACATCGAAGCCTGCGGAGCTCCGCCAAATTACAACATAT GGAAAATCAGCAACGCAAAATCGGGCACTGACATCGCAGACCGCGAACTAGCCGACCACTTCACAGCGTACTCGGTCGACTTCACCCTGCGCCCACGCACCCCACATTCAACATCTTCCTTAAACCCTCTCTCCCACCTCCCCTTCTCCCAACGTGCCACCCTCTCCCGCTTCATGTCCCAGATACCCTCCATGTCAGGCGGGCAGAAACCCATGCTTTCCCTCCGGGGCTTCACAGAGCTCTCACTTATCAGCGTGCTACTGAATCCCTCCTCAGCATGGAGTCAACTCAGCCGCGTGATCAAGACGTACAGGGTACCCGTCTGGCTGGAGTGGGGAGATTTGCCGAGGGATATGCTCCCGCTAGGGCCGTACCAGCCGGAAGTTGAACGTGTGAGAGTGTTGTTGGAAGGAGCGAGGGCAAATGCGGAGGAGATGTTGGATGCGCTGCATGCGGGACTAAAGATGGAAGCGAGTGGGAGACAGCATGCGCTGGATCTATTGGATGATAGGGTTTGGGTTTATCGGTAG
- a CDS encoding uncharacterized protein (transcript_id=CADANIAT00009017), with protein sequence MYEELGLPTEDGGEGKTQTVSPFVYFKTIYELGHGLNLLTLHHTRQYQAMTTLNSDERVHASGFWGYCVEVRQSQAEGCGSGRLCHGLCVLVLAVLAFLLRASVKHRTAGWWILELQIGDDSGSPG encoded by the exons ATGTATGAAGAGCTGGGGTTGCCCACAGAAGACGGCGGGGAAGGCAAAACACAAACCGTATCACCTTTCGTGTACTTCAAGACAATCTATGAGCTTGGACATGGACTGAACTTGCTCACACTGCACCACACGCGTCAGTACCAGGCGATGACTACGTTGAATTCTGATGAGCGCGTACATGCATCTGGCTTTTGGGGTTATTGTGTGGAAGTACGGCAGTCCCAGGCGGAAGGTTGTGGCTCAGGGCGTCTTTGCCATGGTCTTTGCGTTCTGGTACTGGCAGTGCTGGCATTTCTCCTGCGGGCGTCGGTAAAACATAGGACGGCGG GTTGGTGGATCCTCGAGCTGCAAATCGGCGATGATTCCGGGTCGCCCGGATAA
- a CDS encoding uncharacterized protein (transcript_id=CADANIAT00009018), with product MPSTKTFTRRRNATMACVSCRESKVKCDGAEPACSNCVNRSRQCRYQAFDKRKLPLRVAIEILSSRVNQLCSFIRENGLQPPPMLQEKDSALRKVLEMLGLAEINSSLIGQVKKKLPEMPNSIQESGSSQTIDLEGNKSDGVLMNSRQNQDISTLPPVAENGAPNLPPFQGIHQIQPNSNLAWHFELGMDSIVTPACPDTYTFLTQRFSNDPSPPASEGMPEKFAPIIADDDQTLVEESSNRVDIEGLIDELSDRVGTLQVGPGGQTQFYGPTCTFNLADMLATNSGVNIAQTYVLDCLSQLGNHNAVPAALEEHLTNLYFCWQDPSFHVVDRKMYNAAKEKWHVDGDTPYYSESLRNAICALGASFETRYHPDFVTFPKSLVDFFGDRAKALLEVELDCPCVATVQALVICSSFEVGNIQLMLTGMAIRLAFNLALHLDMSSYVSSGVITKVDADLRQTVFWAAYTVDHQLGFYLGRPFRTNMDDVTVGKLTARARQEEQNRWMPYTSAGPVCAEIGVPDNMEAVCEEQINLCEIMAPIGDFLYGTSSISKAVLQQINEKIVTKLFSWKANLPSPLQIKLDDQTTPYTPQVLLLHMQYYQNMIYAHRPWMSKSSLQPQPPQGPGYGHAREMCIQSALAIARILVMYECRYTLRRIHTKAVAITSSAVLLLLFAAVTQYRPCNGDIGGKHGGIGDGITKHLSTCFRALDEFSISWPSAARAKDLLLRLQRRWEIRTRSTQGRKDGTEGSFAELGQSSASDELHGLISRTSGTSRKNPEPQAINVDVDTDWMLMPDRQSSLNSRSLELYSLLSNPVTMCSVPESMQRYTNVHH from the exons ATGCCGTCCACCAAGACTTttacaagaagaaggaacGCCACCATGGCGTGTGTGTCATGCCGTGAGAGCAAGGTAAAG TGCGACGGTGCGGAGCCGGCATGCTCCAACTGTGTCAACAGGAGTCGTCAATGCCGCTATCAAGCATTTGACAAGAGAAA GCTGCCGCTCCGCGTAGCTATCGAGATACTATCGAGCAGAGTCAATCAGCTCTGCAGTTTTATTCGAGAGAACGGGTTGCAGCCGCCGCCAATGTTGCAAGAGAAAGATTCGGCCCTGAGGAAAGTTTTGGAGATGCTTGGGCTAGCTGAGATAAACTCATCCCTGATAGggcaggtcaagaagaaacTCCCGGAGATGCCCAATTCCATACAGGAATCTGGCTCTTCCCAGACAATTGACCTGGAAGGAAACAAGTCTGACGGCGTTCTCATGAACTCCAGGCAAAATCAGGATATCTCCACTCTGCCTCCTGTAGCCGAGAATGGCGCCCCTAATCTTCCTCCGTTCCAGGGCATACATCAAATTCAGCCAAACAGTAATCTGGCTTGGCATTTTGAACTAGGTATGGACTCAATTGTGACACCGGCTTGTCCAGATACGTACACCTTCCTCACTCAGAGATTCTCAAACGACCCATCACCCCCAGCATCCGAGGGAATGCCTGAAAAGTTTGCGCCCATCATCGCCGACGACGATCAAACATTGGTAGAAGAGTCCAGCAACAGGGTAGATATAGAAGGCCTAATCGATGAACTCTCCGACCGAGTGGGTACGCTCCAAGTTGGACCCGGAGGACAGACGCAATTCTATGGCCCAACCTGCACGTTCAACCTAGCGGATATGCTAGCTACTAACTCCGGAGTGAACATTGCTCAAACCTATGTACTGGACTGCTTGAGTCAACTCGGAAACCACAATGCTGTTCCGGCGGCTCTTGAAGAGCACCTGACAAATCTCTACTTCTGCTGGCAGGACCCGTCTTTCCATGTCGTGGATCGGAAAATGTACAACGCAGCCAAGGAAAAGTGGCATGTTGACGGGGACACCCCTTACTACTCTGAGTCGCTCCGGAATGCAAT ATGTGCTTTAGGAGCTTCCTTCGAGACGCGCTACCACCCGGACTTCGTGACGTTTCCGAAATCACTGGTGGATTTCTTCGGCGATCGCGCAAAGGCCCTTCttgaggttgagctggaCTGTCCCTGTGTAGCAACTGTTCAAGCCCTGGTtatctgcagcagcttcgAGGTCGGAA atattcAGCTTATGCTCACAGGTATGGCCATCCGACTCGCTTTCAATCTCGCCCTACATCTCGATATGTCTTCTTATGTGTCTAGCGGAGTTATTACCAAAGTGGACGCGGACCTGCGGCAGACAGTGTTCTGGGCTGCGTATACAGTTGACCA CCAGCTAGGATTTTATCTCGGCCGGCCGTTCCGGACAAATATGGATGATGTAACCGTTGGCAAGCTTACCGCCAGGGCACGCCAAGAGGAACAAAATAGATGGATGCCATATACATCAGCAGGGCCTGTATGTGCCGAAATTGGTGTGCCAGACAATATGGAAGCCGTATGCGAAGAACAAATCAATCTCTGCGAGATAATGGCGCCAATTGGAGACTTCCT ATATGGGACCTCAAGTATTTCCAAAGCTGTCCTCCAACAAATTAACGAAAAGATTGTCACGAAGCTCTTTTCCTGGAAAGCTAACCTCCCATCACCCCTTCAAATCAAATTAGATGACCAGACAACACCATATACACCGcaagtcctcctcctgca CATGCAATACTACCAAAACATGATCTACGCCCACCGCCCCTGGATGTCCAAATCCAGTCTCCAGCCGCAACCCCCGCAAGGTCCTGGTTACGGCCACGCCCGCGAAATGTGTATCCAGTCTGCTCTAGCAATCGCCAGGATTCTTGTCATGTACGAGTGCCGGTATACGCTTCGCCGAATCCATACCAAGGCTGTGGCCATTACATCCTCTGCTGTGCtcttgctgctctttgcAGCTGTGACGCAGTATCGCCCATGCAATGGAGATATCGGTGGTAAACATGGCGGTATTGGTGATGGTATTACAAAACACTTGAGTACATGTTTCCGCGCGCTGGATGAATTCTCCATCTCGTGGCCAAGTGCGGCAAGAGCGAAGGATTTGCTGCTGAGGTTGCAGCGGCGTTGGGAAATTCGGACGCGTTCTACTCAGGGGAGGAAAGACGGGACTGAAGGTTCCTTCGCAGAATTGGGGCAGTCATCTGCTTCCGATGAGCTTCATGGCCTAATCAGCAGGACCTCTGGTACATCAAGGAAGAACCCAGAGCCGCAAGCGATCAATGTCGACGTCGATACTGATTGGATGCTTATGCCGGATAGACAATCTTCTTTGAACAGCCGGTCTTTAGAACTCTACTCATTGCTCTCTAACCCTGT